The following are from one region of the Anomaloglossus baeobatrachus isolate aAnoBae1 chromosome 1, aAnoBae1.hap1, whole genome shotgun sequence genome:
- the HAUS3 gene encoding HAUS augmin-like complex subunit 3 — protein sequence MNCGNRFVQTLSKLSYPKASKLDGEDFDWLFETTDAKSFLDWFCASVTEQNVVSEEKLQAFNELKESGKALLDEKALEEVMKTCKPSSSKVSVLEEVAVEKLEEELSTLQKLRGLHLKRRNKLQMMASANIHSSLKLKDVEDEGAKALNEILSDLQVTSNKMNRELQMLVDGIQRLVSFYFPNETDPTSSSPPPIFLFQVLLDKYLSCEKQSTTALAQFVKEHFFEGLSKCIGGTDEDFELIQLDGDSRGDPALEEKCKEMMRLQLAYFSARQKLVEMKAKQSSLKAGLQWVEANASVAQSKVSLKDKLAMRISSLKDETSKIESHLESIKKKPLPALVQERAQMLNMPLVKGDYDTQMACLRLCTSRQEVVCDHLMKQRASFELLHLGYELELRKQKTVNRQLETIIHELRQSAERVEERLMMMSDSDLLGSNKPKINIDSRDSAAHGLFEVLAGDDTQRLFRTYSGLETVAEKLSRDVQSVKDQLAASEQEQSLFVSKMESNLKTLQDYMYPHGSELMLNTPELSSNFQQLISHLEQCNQILMEVLEDLRVKRKILQSSRFDKLEKELYAYFFQNEELLKSLVQELESQAERHT from the exons ATGAATTGCGGAAATCGCTTTGTTCAGACGTTGAGCAAGCTCAGCTATCCTAAAGCCTCTAAGTTGGACGGAGAAGACTTTGACTGGCTCTTTGAAACCACAGATGCTAAATCTTTCCTAGACTGGTTCTGTGCCAGCGTCACCGAGCAAAATGTGGTATCGGAGGAGAAACTGCAGGCCTTTAATGAATTAAAGGAGTCTGGAAAAGCTCTGCTGGACGAAAAGGCTTTAGAGGAGGTGATGAAGACGTGCAAACCGTCCAGCTCTAAGGTCTCTGTGTTGGAGGAGGtggcggtggagaagctggaggaagaGCTTAGCACCCTGCAGAAATTACGAGGGCTGCACCTAAAGAGGCGTAATAAGCTTCAGATGATGGCGTCCGCCAATATTCACTCGAGTCTAAAGTTGAAAGATGTAGAAGACGAGGGAGCCAAAGCCTTGAACGAAATCTTGAGTGACCTCCAAGTGACCAGTAACAAGATGAACCGTGAGCTCCAGATGCTTGTGGACGGCATCCAGAGGCTCGTTTCTTTTTACTTCCCCAATGAGACGGATCCAACGTCCTCATCACCACCACCCATCTTCTTATTCCAGGTCCTCCTAGATAAATACTTATCATGTGAAAAACAGAGCACAACCGCACTGGCGCAGTTCGTGAAAGAACATTTCTTCGAGGGATTGTCTAAGTGTATAGGGGGGACGGATGAAGACTTTGAGCTCATCCAACTGGACGGAGATAGCCGTGGTGATCCTGCCCTCGAGGAAAAGTGCAAGGAGATGATGAGACTCCAGCTGGCTTACTTCAGCGCCAGACAGAAGCTTGTAGAGATGAAGGCCAAGCAGTCAAGTTTAAAGGCTGGACTACAATGGGTAGAGGCCAATGCCAGTGTCGCTCAGAGCAAG GTCTCTCTTAAAGATAAGCTAGCCATGAGAATCTCAAGCTTGAAGGATGAGACATCAAAGATTGAAAGCCACCTAGAATCCATAAAAAAGAAGCCTCTTCCAGCCCTGGTCCAGGAGAGGGCCCAGATGCTGAATATGCCCCTTGTTAAAGGCGACTATGATACGCAGATGGCCTGTCTCCGCTTGTGCACGTCCAGGCAGGAGGTGGTGTGTGACCATCTGATGAAGCAGAGGGCCTCCTTCGAGCTCCTACACCTCGGCTATGAGCTGGAGTTAAGGAAACAGAAAACTGTGAACCGTCAACTGGAAACTATAATCCATGAGCTGAGACAAAGCGCCGAAAGAGTAGAAGAAAGATTAATGATGATGTCTGACAGTGATTTGTTGGGGTCAAACAAGCCTAAAATCAACATCGACTCTAGAGATTCAGCCGCCCATGG GTTATTTGAGGTTCTGGCTGGAGATGACACTCAGAGACTCTTCAGAACGTACAGCGGTCTAGAAACGGTGGCGGAGAAGTTATCCCGGGACGTCCAGTCTGTGAAGGACCAGCTGGCCGCCTCTGAGCAAGAACAATCCCTTTTTGTGTCAAAAATGGAATCCAATCTGAAGACGTTACAAGATTATATGTATCCGCATGGAAGTGAACTTATGTTAAATACCCCG GAGCTGTCCTCCAATTTTCAGCAATTAATCTCACATCTAGAGCAATGTAATCAGATTTTAATGGAGGTTCTGGAGGATCTGCGGGTGAAGCGGAAGATTTTACAGTCCAGCAGGTTTGACAAATTGGAAAAAGAACTTTACGCTTACTTCTTCCAGAACGAGGAGCTTCTGAAGAGCCTCGTGCAAGAGCTGGAGTCTCAGGCTGAGCGTCACACCTAG